One Vibrio campbellii CAIM 519 = NBRC 15631 = ATCC 25920 genomic window carries:
- a CDS encoding fumarate hydratase — MTVIRTQDVISSVADALQYISYYHPLDFVQALEKAYHREESQAAKDAIAQILINSRMSAEGHRPICQDTGIVTCFVNIGMGVQWDSTDMTVQQMVDEGVRQAYTNPDNPLRASVLMDPAGKRINTKDNTPAVVHINMVPGNKVEIQIAAKGGGSENKTKMVMLNPSDDIAEWVEKTLPAMGAGWCPPGMLGIGIGGTAEKAAVLAKESLMGHVDIQELIDRGPQNAEEELRLDIFNRVNKLGIGAQGLGGLTTVVDVKIKTAPTHAASKPVCLIPNCAATRHVHFTLDGNGPAELTPPKLEDWPDITWEAGENTRRVNLDTVTKEEVQEWKTGETVLLSGKILTGRDAAHKRIQGMLEAGEGLPAGVDFKDKFIYYVGPVDAVGDEAVGPAGPTTSTRMDKFTDMMLEETGIMGMIGKAERGPATVESIKNHKAVYLMAVGGAAYLVAKAIKKARVVAFEDLGMEAIYEFEVEDMPVTVAVDSNGANAHQIGPDTWKVKIQEMEA; from the coding sequence ATGACGGTAATACGCACGCAGGATGTCATCAGCAGTGTTGCTGATGCGCTACAGTATATTTCTTACTACCACCCGCTAGACTTTGTTCAAGCCCTTGAAAAAGCCTACCATCGAGAAGAGAGCCAAGCCGCGAAAGACGCGATTGCTCAAATCCTAATTAACTCCCGTATGTCGGCAGAAGGTCATCGACCGATTTGTCAGGACACAGGCATCGTGACTTGTTTCGTCAATATCGGTATGGGGGTCCAATGGGACTCAACCGACATGACGGTTCAGCAAATGGTGGATGAAGGCGTTCGACAAGCTTACACGAATCCAGACAACCCATTGCGTGCCTCGGTTCTGATGGACCCTGCGGGCAAGCGAATCAATACCAAAGACAACACGCCAGCGGTTGTACATATCAATATGGTGCCAGGCAATAAAGTTGAAATCCAAATCGCGGCGAAAGGCGGCGGCTCTGAAAACAAAACCAAGATGGTGATGCTAAACCCATCTGACGACATTGCAGAATGGGTAGAGAAAACCCTACCAGCAATGGGCGCAGGCTGGTGTCCACCGGGCATGCTTGGCATTGGTATCGGCGGTACCGCTGAAAAAGCTGCGGTTTTGGCAAAAGAATCTCTGATGGGGCACGTTGACATTCAAGAACTGATCGATCGTGGTCCTCAAAATGCGGAAGAAGAGCTTCGTCTTGATATCTTCAACCGTGTAAACAAGCTTGGTATTGGTGCGCAAGGCCTGGGCGGTTTAACAACGGTTGTTGACGTAAAAATCAAAACCGCGCCAACGCATGCCGCGTCTAAGCCTGTGTGCTTGATTCCGAACTGTGCAGCGACTCGTCACGTGCATTTCACGTTAGATGGCAACGGTCCTGCTGAGCTAACGCCACCGAAGCTAGAAGATTGGCCAGATATCACTTGGGAAGCGGGCGAGAACACTCGTCGCGTGAACCTAGATACCGTGACCAAAGAAGAAGTTCAAGAGTGGAAAACCGGTGAAACGGTTCTGCTGTCGGGCAAAATTCTAACTGGTCGTGATGCGGCACATAAACGCATCCAAGGCATGCTAGAAGCCGGTGAAGGTTTACCTGCTGGCGTTGATTTCAAGGATAAGTTCATTTATTACGTTGGCCCGGTTGATGCCGTCGGTGATGAGGCAGTAGGTCCCGCAGGTCCTACAACCTCAACACGTATGGATAAGTTCACAGACATGATGTTAGAAGAGACTGGCATTATGGGCATGATCGGTAAAGCAGAGCGCGGTCCTGCAACAGTTGAATCTATCAAGAACCATAAAGCGGTTTACTTAATGGCAGTTGGCGGCGCGGCGTACCTAGTTGCTAAAGCGATTAAGAAAGCTCGCGTGGTGGCATTCGAAGACTTGGGTATGGAAGCAATCTACGAGTTTGAAGTTGAAGATATGCCAGTAACGGTAGCGGTGGACTCAAACGGCGCGAACGCTCACCAAATTGGTCCAGATACTTGGAAAGTAAAGATCCAAGAAATGGAAGCGTAA
- a CDS encoding EAL domain-containing protein gives MIRFELGNQICVCLTEKELSLQLNNSIHSSIPVNRIEYLILSTIAAFGSLNAPISQRKIEKKLSAQHHLMLPENGFKNAVASIRKKFRQLTKNHIETQKSLIENIHRKGYFVPYDSQHAQKDGLLQQARIHQQAIHSLRMATGICLRSRVLYLNVLFFLLIAIALYIAICFYTISTIVRQNYFDDAMNFAQDLAQRSCFQHEAQLRGLFDNIQLVESALMTDKHNIRCLVTPEAVVPVNQKDSKNWLNNESYTTHSFSFNGTEVSVRVKNINLSNNIESHMSQMFLSGMKVCTNTGTALEIGDTKGDSFLYNVNDNGYKEIYYVSGPISSILILSFILMLMVRHKELRALMAYMWAIRQFNLKLEPIHNTSNRQNIHYEVLSRFKVKNTQRFIESLIASGLLLNHTLLVIKTIYADSKSLLAPLSINVCPSLLEGRNFARLYRQLSQLDCSLLTIEITENASMYYTREIFDNINKLKEIGCKTSIDDFGTGNNNVELISHITPNYLKIDRLFVMDLKQDDKKVETLRQLIAMGHTYHCTVIVEGVETAECAHLLTTLGAHIHQGFYYPLCR, from the coding sequence ATGATTAGGTTTGAACTTGGAAACCAAATCTGCGTTTGCCTGACCGAAAAAGAACTTTCACTGCAGCTCAATAACTCCATTCACTCTTCTATTCCCGTCAACAGAATCGAATATTTAATCCTTAGTACCATTGCCGCTTTTGGAAGCTTAAATGCACCTATAAGCCAGAGGAAAATCGAAAAGAAGTTGTCAGCGCAACATCACCTGATGTTGCCGGAAAATGGGTTTAAAAACGCTGTTGCATCGATCAGAAAAAAGTTCAGGCAACTGACAAAGAACCATATCGAGACCCAAAAGTCTCTTATCGAAAACATACACCGAAAGGGATATTTTGTGCCTTACGATAGCCAACATGCCCAAAAAGACGGACTTCTTCAGCAAGCAAGAATTCACCAGCAAGCGATACATAGCCTAAGAATGGCGACAGGTATCTGTTTGCGAAGCCGAGTCTTATATCTCAATGTGTTGTTCTTTCTCCTGATTGCCATCGCGCTGTACATCGCGATTTGCTTTTACACGATAAGCACCATCGTAAGGCAGAATTATTTCGATGATGCGATGAACTTTGCGCAAGATTTGGCTCAACGCAGCTGTTTTCAGCACGAAGCACAATTGCGAGGCCTGTTCGACAATATACAGTTGGTTGAATCGGCATTAATGACCGATAAGCACAATATCCGCTGCTTGGTCACTCCTGAGGCCGTGGTTCCGGTTAATCAGAAGGATAGTAAAAACTGGTTAAACAATGAGAGTTACACCACTCACTCATTTTCATTTAATGGTACTGAGGTGTCGGTTCGTGTCAAAAACATCAACCTATCAAACAATATTGAAAGCCATATGTCGCAGATGTTTTTGTCTGGGATGAAAGTATGTACTAACACTGGTACCGCGCTAGAGATAGGCGATACGAAAGGCGATTCGTTTCTCTACAACGTCAACGACAATGGTTACAAAGAGATCTATTATGTCTCTGGCCCCATTTCGAGTATCTTGATTTTGAGCTTTATATTAATGCTTATGGTGAGGCATAAAGAGCTGCGAGCGCTCATGGCTTATATGTGGGCCATCCGCCAGTTCAACCTCAAACTTGAACCGATTCACAATACTTCAAACCGACAAAACATCCACTACGAGGTACTGTCTCGCTTTAAGGTTAAAAATACCCAGCGCTTTATTGAGAGCCTGATAGCCAGTGGCTTATTGCTGAACCACACTCTACTGGTCATCAAAACCATCTACGCAGATTCAAAATCCTTACTTGCGCCATTGAGCATCAATGTCTGCCCTTCCCTACTTGAGGGCCGTAACTTCGCTCGTCTATATCGACAGCTTAGCCAACTCGACTGTTCGCTATTGACCATTGAGATCACCGAAAACGCCTCGATGTATTACACCCGAGAGATCTTTGACAACATCAATAAGCTCAAAGAGATTGGATGTAAGACCAGCATCGATGACTTTGGTACCGGCAATAACAACGTTGAGCTTATTAGCCATATCACACCCAACTACCTTAAGATTGACCGTTTGTTTGTGATGGACCTAAAGCAAGATGACAAAAAGGTTGAGACGCTGCGCCAGCTTATCGCCATGGGCCATACTTATCATTGTACCGTGATTGTTGAAGGCGTTGAAACCGCAGAATGCGCACATTTATTGACGACATTGGGGGCACACATTCATCAGGGCTTCTACTACCCTCTCTGCCGCTAG
- a CDS encoding aromatic amino acid transport family protein: MNTTTSAASTAQSSSKFTYKDFTWCLSLFGTAVGAGVLFLPIKAGAGGFWPLVILALIAAPMTWFAHKSLARFVLSAKNPEADITDTVEEHFGKTGANLITFAYFFAIYPIVLIYGVGITNTVDSFLVNQMGMESIPRWLLSGALIAAMTAGVVFGKELMLKATSAMVYPLVFILLALSFYLIPDWNTSMMEVSPNWGEMPSIVWLAIPIIVFSFNHSPIISQFSKEQRRVYGDNAVKKTDSITGGAAMMLMGFVMFFVFSVVLSLSPEQLATAQEQNISVLSYLANVYDSPLISYMGPLVAFAAITSSYFGHFLGAHEGLVGLIKSRSQAPVSKIEKSSLIFIVVTTWIVAIVNPSILGMIETMGAPMIAAILFLMPVFAMNKVPAMAKYKTSAPVQIFTAICGLAAISSVIYGAL, translated from the coding sequence ATGAATACAACTACTTCTGCGGCTTCAACCGCACAATCGTCTAGTAAGTTTACTTACAAAGACTTCACCTGGTGTCTGTCTCTATTCGGTACAGCAGTAGGTGCAGGTGTACTATTCCTTCCAATTAAAGCAGGTGCTGGCGGTTTCTGGCCATTAGTTATCCTAGCTCTAATCGCGGCACCAATGACTTGGTTCGCACACAAATCTCTAGCTCGTTTCGTACTTTCTGCGAAAAACCCTGAAGCGGATATCACTGACACAGTAGAAGAGCACTTCGGTAAAACCGGCGCAAACCTTATTACTTTTGCCTACTTCTTCGCTATCTACCCAATCGTACTAATCTACGGTGTTGGTATCACAAACACGGTTGACTCTTTCCTGGTTAACCAAATGGGTATGGAATCTATCCCTCGCTGGCTACTTTCTGGCGCGTTAATCGCTGCTATGACTGCGGGTGTAGTATTCGGTAAAGAGCTAATGCTGAAAGCAACATCAGCAATGGTTTACCCTCTAGTATTCATCCTACTAGCACTTTCTTTCTACCTAATTCCTGACTGGAATACATCAATGATGGAAGTGTCTCCAAACTGGGGCGAAATGCCTTCAATCGTTTGGCTAGCAATTCCAATCATCGTATTCTCATTCAACCACAGCCCAATCATCTCTCAGTTCTCTAAAGAACAACGTCGTGTATACGGTGATAACGCAGTTAAGAAAACTGACTCTATCACTGGCGGTGCAGCGATGATGCTAATGGGTTTTGTAATGTTCTTCGTATTCTCTGTAGTACTTTCTCTATCTCCAGAACAACTGGCAACTGCGCAAGAACAAAACATCTCAGTATTGTCTTACCTAGCTAACGTTTACGACTCTCCGCTCATCTCTTACATGGGTCCTCTAGTTGCGTTTGCAGCAATCACGTCGAGTTACTTCGGCCACTTCCTGGGTGCACACGAAGGTCTAGTTGGTCTGATTAAGTCTCGCTCACAAGCGCCTGTAAGCAAGATTGAAAAATCGTCTCTTATCTTCATCGTTGTCACGACTTGGATCGTCGCTATCGTTAACCCAAGCATCCTAGGCATGATTGAAACGATGGGCGCACCGATGATTGCAGCGATCCTATTCTTGATGCCTGTATTCGCGATGAACAAAGTTCCTGCGATGGCGAAGTACAAAACTTCAGCACCTGTACAGATTTTCACAGCAATCTGTGGTCTTGCAGCAATTAGTTCTGTAATCTACGGCGCTCTTTAA
- a CDS encoding CoA pyrophosphatase, which yields MVIDKSTLLQNFQLQLPTGYHKESLGRLAHLKQETLRDAAVLIGFVERKGGLSVILTKRAAHLKHHPGQISFPGGKYEPQDTHLVNTAIRETEEEIGIPTSHISVFGQLPKLPTISQFNVTPFLAFVSPDYMTRIDPNEVAEVFEVPASHILNPDKLFSEKFKLRKASHRVFAIPYQQHFIWGMTAQIIESMQKHITLK from the coding sequence TTGGTTATTGATAAATCTACTCTGCTACAAAACTTTCAGCTGCAGCTTCCAACCGGATACCATAAAGAATCTCTGGGGCGCCTCGCACACTTAAAACAAGAGACGTTGCGAGACGCCGCCGTATTGATCGGTTTTGTCGAACGCAAAGGAGGCCTCAGCGTCATTTTGACTAAACGAGCAGCGCATTTAAAACACCATCCGGGGCAAATCAGCTTTCCTGGTGGCAAGTATGAGCCTCAAGATACCCACCTAGTGAACACTGCGATTCGAGAAACAGAAGAAGAGATCGGTATCCCCACATCACACATTAGCGTGTTCGGACAGCTACCCAAGCTACCAACCATTAGCCAATTTAATGTCACGCCGTTTTTGGCTTTTGTTTCACCAGACTACATGACTCGTATCGACCCAAACGAAGTCGCGGAAGTTTTTGAAGTACCTGCCAGCCACATTTTGAATCCAGATAAACTCTTTAGTGAAAAATTTAAGCTAAGAAAAGCCAGCCATCGTGTGTTTGCTATTCCATATCAGCAACATTTCATCTGGGGAATGACCGCACAAATCATCGAATCAATGCAAAAACACATCACTTTAAAGTGA
- a CDS encoding GNAT family N-acetyltransferase encodes MIAIKPTKLKDFASLMQLDVQEDQKGFFKPFEQAYQKRTKSEVFYTIFHDYLTVGYLVIDKGFSQHAPFAKRHELGLSYIMIDKRFQQQGVGTATLKKLMMYGYAIDAESSSICATVASQNRVGIKLFESAGFENTLKSLYEESGKALILRHALG; translated from the coding sequence ATGATCGCCATTAAACCTACCAAGTTGAAAGATTTTGCCAGCTTGATGCAACTAGACGTGCAAGAAGACCAAAAAGGATTTTTTAAACCATTTGAACAGGCATACCAAAAACGCACCAAGTCAGAAGTGTTTTACACCATATTCCACGATTACTTAACGGTAGGCTACCTTGTTATTGATAAAGGCTTTTCTCAACATGCACCGTTCGCTAAACGACATGAGCTTGGATTAAGCTACATCATGATCGACAAGCGTTTTCAGCAACAAGGCGTGGGTACTGCAACGCTGAAAAAGTTGATGATGTATGGCTACGCAATTGATGCAGAAAGCAGCTCGATTTGCGCGACTGTCGCAAGCCAAAATAGAGTCGGCATCAAGCTATTTGAATCGGCGGGCTTTGAGAACACTCTGAAAAGCCTTTATGAAGAGAGTGGAAAAGCGCTGATCTTGCGCCATGCATTAGGCTGA
- a CDS encoding heme NO-binding domain-containing protein: MKGIIFTEFMELVEDKFGLEVLDQVLNLSNDEGVYTSVGSYDHRDLVKLIVNLSKVSDIPVEKLQEVFGECVFENLLKSTPNHAGIQQCTNTFQFVRHVEDFIHAEVKKLYPDANPPQFDFISETQSEIVFDYRSARCMAHVCLGLIHGCASHFGETIEVKHQNQSEDGSQVRFWLEAQ; this comes from the coding sequence ATGAAAGGGATAATATTCACTGAGTTCATGGAGTTAGTCGAGGACAAGTTTGGCTTGGAAGTTCTAGACCAAGTTTTGAACCTTTCGAACGATGAAGGCGTCTACACTTCTGTTGGCAGTTATGATCACCGAGACCTCGTCAAGTTGATCGTTAACCTCAGTAAAGTCTCTGACATACCAGTAGAGAAGCTCCAAGAGGTGTTTGGTGAATGTGTGTTCGAAAACCTGCTCAAGTCCACCCCCAATCATGCTGGCATACAACAATGCACGAATACGTTTCAGTTTGTTCGCCATGTGGAAGACTTTATCCATGCCGAAGTAAAGAAGCTCTATCCCGACGCTAACCCTCCTCAATTTGACTTTATCAGCGAGACGCAATCGGAAATTGTTTTCGACTACCGTAGTGCCCGCTGTATGGCTCATGTGTGTTTAGGACTGATTCACGGTTGTGCGAGTCACTTTGGCGAAACGATTGAGGTTAAGCACCAAAATCAATCTGAAGATGGCAGCCAAGTGCGCTTTTGGCTGGAGGCGCAATAA
- a CDS encoding L-serine ammonia-lyase: MISVFDIYKIGVGPSSSHTVGPMKAGKEFIDDLRSMGKLRDITKVTVDVYGSLSLTGKGHHTDIAIIMGLAGNSPEKVDIDSIPGFIARVEETERLPVGMHCHTVSFPKDGGMNFHTTNLELHENGMQIHAWIEDEKVYSKTYYSIGGGFIVDEENFGKEVENPIKVPYEFTTAEELVNQCKESGLSISALVMKNEHSLHSDEETRTYFANIWRTMRECMDRGMNEEGILPGPLRVPRRAAALRQQLLTSEKTTNDPMSVVDWVNMFAFAVNEENAAGGRVVTAPTNGACGIIPAVLAYYDKFIQTVTEKDYIRYFAASGAIGGLYKRNASISGAEVGCQGEVGVACSMAAAGLAELMGGSPEQVCMAAEIAMEHNLGLTCDPVAGQVQVPCIERNGIAAVKAINSTRMALRRSSAPTVSLDKVIETMLETGKDMNAKYRETSQGGLAVKVIC; encoded by the coding sequence ATGATTAGTGTTTTTGACATCTATAAGATCGGCGTTGGTCCTTCAAGCTCACACACTGTAGGTCCAATGAAAGCGGGTAAAGAATTTATTGATGATTTACGTTCAATGGGAAAATTGCGCGACATCACTAAGGTCACCGTTGACGTTTATGGTTCACTATCACTGACAGGGAAAGGTCACCACACGGATATCGCCATCATCATGGGTCTTGCAGGCAACTCCCCTGAGAAAGTAGATATCGACTCTATTCCGGGCTTTATCGCTCGCGTAGAAGAAACTGAGCGCCTACCTGTTGGCATGCACTGTCACACAGTATCGTTCCCGAAAGATGGTGGTATGAACTTCCATACTACTAACCTTGAGCTTCACGAAAACGGCATGCAGATCCACGCGTGGATCGAAGACGAAAAAGTGTACTCAAAGACTTATTACTCTATCGGCGGCGGCTTCATCGTTGATGAAGAGAACTTCGGTAAAGAAGTAGAGAACCCAATCAAGGTTCCTTACGAGTTCACAACAGCAGAAGAGCTTGTTAACCAGTGTAAAGAAAGCGGTCTTTCTATCAGCGCACTAGTGATGAAAAACGAACACTCTCTGCACTCTGATGAAGAGACTCGTACATACTTCGCAAACATCTGGCGCACAATGCGTGAGTGTATGGATCGCGGTATGAACGAAGAAGGTATTCTGCCTGGTCCGCTACGTGTTCCTCGTCGTGCAGCAGCACTTCGTCAGCAACTGCTTACTTCTGAAAAAACAACAAACGATCCAATGTCGGTTGTTGACTGGGTAAACATGTTTGCTTTCGCAGTAAACGAAGAGAACGCAGCAGGTGGTCGTGTTGTGACAGCACCAACAAACGGTGCATGTGGCATCATCCCTGCGGTACTGGCTTACTACGATAAGTTCATCCAAACTGTGACTGAAAAAGATTACATCCGTTACTTCGCGGCTTCTGGCGCAATCGGTGGTCTTTACAAGCGCAACGCGTCTATCTCTGGTGCAGAGGTTGGCTGTCAGGGTGAAGTTGGCGTAGCGTGTTCTATGGCGGCAGCGGGCCTTGCTGAGCTTATGGGTGGTAGCCCAGAGCAAGTATGTATGGCGGCAGAAATCGCAATGGAGCACAACCTAGGCCTAACGTGTGACCCAGTTGCAGGTCAGGTACAGGTTCCATGTATCGAGCGTAACGGTATCGCAGCAGTAAAAGCGATCAACTCAACTCGTATGGCTCTACGTCGTTCTTCAGCTCCGACAGTTTCTCTAGATAAGGTTATCGAGACCATGCTAGAGACTGGTAAGGACATGAACGCGAAATACCGTGAGACATCTCAGGGTGGTCTAGCAGTTAAAGTTATCTGCTAA
- the pabB gene encoding aminodeoxychorismate synthase component I — MDTQLLDFKVLEYANNLAITLFSRIESQPWAMLLRSASNTHIDSRFDVLVANPIATLETVAGDTRIKTESQQYLSQQDPFLLLDELQQQLLPNLELGSERDLPFVGGALGYFSYDLGRCVESMPELATKDLQTPDMAVGLYEWALVIDHKLKKACMVGHNIEQAWQWLNSQSPADVEDFKLIGDWQSNMTQASYASRFDRVQEYLLSGDCYQINLAQRFNASYRGNEWQAYTKLEAANQAPFSAFIRMPNSAIISVSPERFLELKDNVIETKPIKGTRPRSQNTELDQANAHNLQTADKDQAENLMIVDLLRNDIGRVASPGSVHVPKLFDIESFPAVHHLVSTIRADLDTQYSAADLLRACFPGGSITGAPKVRAMQIIEELEPHRRSAYCGSIGYISRHGRMDTSITIRTLVAEDSKLYAWAGGGVVADSDCAAEYQETLDKLSKILPALK, encoded by the coding sequence ATGGATACGCAATTGCTTGATTTTAAGGTATTGGAATACGCCAACAACCTCGCTATTACTCTATTTTCTCGTATCGAAAGCCAACCTTGGGCGATGCTTTTACGCTCGGCTTCCAATACACATATCGACAGCCGATTTGATGTATTGGTTGCCAATCCAATCGCAACGCTGGAGACCGTCGCTGGCGATACGCGCATTAAAACAGAATCGCAACAATACCTTTCCCAACAAGATCCGTTCTTATTATTGGACGAGCTTCAACAGCAGCTTTTGCCCAATCTTGAGTTGGGCTCAGAGCGGGATCTGCCGTTTGTCGGCGGTGCGCTGGGCTATTTCAGTTACGATCTAGGTCGCTGTGTAGAATCTATGCCAGAACTGGCGACCAAAGACCTTCAAACGCCAGACATGGCTGTTGGGCTGTATGAATGGGCATTAGTGATCGATCACAAGTTGAAGAAAGCTTGCATGGTAGGCCACAACATTGAGCAAGCTTGGCAATGGCTTAATTCACAATCTCCAGCTGATGTTGAAGACTTCAAGCTAATTGGTGATTGGCAATCGAACATGACGCAAGCGTCTTACGCTTCACGTTTTGATCGCGTCCAAGAATACCTATTGAGTGGCGACTGCTATCAAATCAACTTGGCTCAACGTTTTAACGCTTCATACCGAGGGAATGAGTGGCAAGCTTACACCAAGTTAGAAGCGGCTAACCAAGCCCCTTTTTCTGCGTTTATACGCATGCCTAATTCAGCAATCATAAGCGTGTCACCAGAGCGCTTTTTGGAACTGAAAGACAACGTCATTGAAACCAAGCCAATCAAAGGTACACGTCCACGTAGTCAAAATACGGAGCTCGACCAAGCCAACGCACATAACTTGCAAACGGCAGACAAAGATCAGGCCGAAAACCTGATGATTGTCGACTTATTGCGTAACGATATTGGCCGCGTCGCTTCACCCGGCAGCGTTCATGTACCAAAGCTGTTTGATATCGAGAGCTTCCCAGCGGTCCATCACTTAGTTAGCACCATTCGCGCAGATCTGGATACCCAGTACAGCGCCGCAGACTTGCTGCGAGCTTGCTTCCCGGGCGGCTCAATTACTGGTGCGCCAAAGGTACGTGCGATGCAAATTATTGAAGAGCTCGAACCGCATCGTCGTAGCGCTTATTGTGGCAGCATCGGTTATATCTCGCGCCATGGCCGAATGGATACCAGTATCACGATTCGTACTCTGGTCGCAGAAGATAGCAAGCTCTACGCTTGGGCCGGTGGCGGCGTTGTTGCAGACAGTGATTGCGCAGCAGAGTATCAAGAGACGCTAGATAAGCTATCTAAGATCTTACCAGCTCTGAAGTAA
- a CDS encoding ATP-binding protein, whose product MTSSSSLEKKLKREIASRKAAELLLEQKSFELYESNQQLSVALKKLEMKSQKDLCKFEFEEQIDATLIKFGRTFLSSTFGESMITSFLEQLTLNSIVLGAYLYLVPENVSPLRNHQFGYLQLANNRPIQSKPHWRKNCLHLPIIIGSTTFGELIFSLELDQVEQEFIFKQMVLVSDLVHGVISRHLSVQREVKLRKRAEASEKATKEFVAMINHELRTPLNGVLGSADLLDKTLLDDEQQQYLSNLIHSGDLLRVIINDLLDFSKMNAGMMEIIDKVFAWKDLENALTGVFAAKAAEKRIHFSIDKKLGIPEFLIGDFERVTQILVNLIGNAIKFTNLGGVVLRVEWQNGYANFEVEDTGIGIPLEAQKALFDPFVQADRSTKRSFEGSGLGLAICKNLVDLMGGDISFASVPRQGTIFKLKIPLKQGETQGRGSGDVSDGKHIELAGRSVLVVDDIRINQVIVTQMLKKLDIKPDLKNNGLEAVDAVKANEYELIFMDCRMPEMDGYEATVHLRENGFTKPIIALTAGTTLEERQKCIESGMNDILTKPYTAADIEQIMCKWLDE is encoded by the coding sequence ATGACGAGCAGTTCTTCTCTAGAAAAGAAACTCAAACGAGAGATTGCGTCGCGCAAGGCGGCAGAATTGCTGTTAGAGCAAAAGAGCTTTGAGCTGTATGAATCTAACCAGCAATTGAGCGTGGCGTTAAAGAAACTCGAAATGAAGTCACAGAAAGACCTGTGCAAATTCGAGTTTGAAGAGCAGATTGATGCCACATTAATTAAGTTTGGGCGCACGTTTCTTTCCAGTACCTTCGGAGAGAGCATGATTACGAGTTTCCTAGAGCAGCTGACGCTCAACTCAATAGTTTTAGGCGCATATCTTTACTTAGTTCCTGAGAATGTATCGCCGTTACGTAACCATCAATTTGGCTATCTGCAATTGGCAAATAATCGCCCAATACAATCTAAGCCACATTGGAGAAAAAACTGTCTTCATCTACCGATTATCATCGGTTCAACAACTTTCGGTGAGTTGATATTTTCACTTGAACTCGATCAAGTCGAGCAAGAGTTTATTTTCAAACAAATGGTGTTAGTTTCTGACTTAGTGCACGGTGTTATTAGCCGACACTTGAGCGTACAACGTGAAGTGAAGCTGCGTAAACGGGCGGAAGCATCGGAGAAGGCGACGAAAGAATTTGTCGCCATGATTAACCATGAATTACGCACTCCGTTAAACGGCGTACTCGGAAGCGCAGACTTACTTGATAAAACCCTACTCGATGATGAACAACAACAATATTTGTCTAATTTAATTCATTCAGGCGATTTACTACGCGTCATCATCAATGACTTACTTGATTTCAGTAAGATGAATGCAGGCATGATGGAGATCATTGATAAAGTTTTTGCTTGGAAAGATTTAGAAAATGCATTGACAGGTGTGTTTGCAGCCAAAGCGGCGGAGAAGCGAATACATTTTTCCATCGACAAGAAGCTCGGCATACCAGAGTTTCTCATCGGCGACTTTGAACGAGTCACGCAGATATTGGTGAATTTGATTGGTAATGCGATTAAGTTTACCAACTTGGGTGGGGTTGTACTGCGTGTGGAATGGCAAAATGGCTATGCAAACTTTGAAGTAGAAGATACGGGTATCGGTATCCCACTGGAGGCACAAAAAGCCTTGTTTGACCCTTTTGTTCAAGCCGACCGTTCGACCAAGCGCAGTTTTGAAGGTTCTGGTTTGGGCTTGGCTATTTGTAAGAACTTGGTGGATTTGATGGGCGGTGACATCAGTTTCGCCAGTGTGCCCCGTCAAGGCACCATTTTTAAACTTAAGATTCCTCTCAAACAAGGGGAGACTCAGGGGAGGGGGTCTGGTGATGTGTCTGACGGTAAGCATATTGAGCTTGCAGGACGTTCTGTGCTGGTGGTGGATGACATTCGTATTAACCAAGTGATCGTCACCCAAATGCTCAAGAAGCTCGATATCAAGCCAGATCTGAAAAACAATGGCCTAGAAGCGGTCGACGCAGTTAAAGCAAATGAGTACGAACTGATATTTATGGACTGCCGGATGCCAGAGATGGACGGTTATGAAGCGACGGTGCATTTGCGAGAAAATGGGTTTACCAAGCCGATCATTGCGCTTACCGCCGGGACAACTTTGGAAGAGAGACAAAAGTGCATTGAATCCGGAATGAATGACATACTCACCAAGCCTTACACCGCTGCGGATATTGAACAGATCATGTGTAAATGGCTCGATGAATGA